One Porphyromonas pogonae genomic region harbors:
- a CDS encoding M24 family metallopeptidase encodes MIPEELIKETNLRVQKVQDAMKASSIDGVLLSSNVNLLYIFGSIYVGAAFIPCEGDVQFFIRRPNTYPSSNNIHYIRKIEDIVSMELIDTANIKSIALEIDELPYSEVVRQYKLFPEVKMENASSLMRLVRSIKTPREIEILRATVARHMKMYRLIPSLYKSGMTDRELQIEIERQMRLMGSVGVFRTFGPSMEIFMGSLIAGDNAEAPSPYDFAMGGEGSEALPLGSNNSPLKEGMAVMVDMAGNYSSYISDMTRTFSIGKLSSECYRLHDLSRKMHADIMMKSKPGTKCSDIYNVSMQAVKDAGAEDKFMGTKQQAAFVGHGLGLQINEMPVLTSRSKDILIPGMVIAYEPKFVIPHIGAVGVENTYLVTENGVEKLTGLEEDIIDLTL; translated from the coding sequence ATGATTCCTGAAGAATTAATCAAAGAGACCAATTTAAGAGTACAAAAAGTACAAGACGCCATGAAGGCTTCTTCTATTGATGGTGTGTTGCTATCATCTAATGTAAATCTTTTATATATATTCGGCTCTATATATGTGGGGGCAGCCTTCATCCCATGTGAAGGTGATGTTCAGTTCTTTATAAGACGTCCCAATACTTACCCCTCTAGCAATAATATTCATTATATCAGAAAGATTGAGGATATAGTAAGTATGGAGCTGATCGATACTGCAAACATCAAATCTATAGCTTTGGAGATCGATGAGTTGCCATACTCAGAGGTTGTGAGACAGTATAAATTATTCCCCGAAGTCAAGATGGAGAATGCCTCTTCTTTGATGCGACTTGTACGCTCGATCAAGACACCTCGAGAGATAGAAATATTAAGGGCTACTGTTGCTCGTCACATGAAAATGTATCGACTCATTCCGTCTTTGTATAAGAGCGGAATGACAGATAGGGAATTGCAGATCGAGATAGAGCGCCAGATGCGCTTGATGGGATCTGTAGGCGTATTTAGGACTTTTGGCCCATCGATGGAGATATTCATGGGCAGTTTGATTGCGGGAGACAACGCTGAGGCTCCATCGCCTTATGACTTTGCCATGGGGGGTGAGGGTTCTGAAGCTTTGCCTTTAGGCTCCAATAACTCTCCTCTCAAAGAAGGTATGGCTGTTATGGTAGATATGGCCGGTAATTACAGTAGCTATATCTCTGATATGACACGTACTTTCTCTATTGGAAAACTATCGTCAGAGTGTTATCGCCTCCACGATCTGAGTCGTAAGATGCATGCTGATATCATGATGAAGAGCAAGCCGGGGACAAAATGTAGTGACATATATAATGTATCTATGCAAGCTGTAAAGGATGCCGGAGCAGAAGATAAGTTCATGGGGACAAAGCAGCAGGCTGCGTTTGTGGGTCATGGATTAGGACTTCAGATCAATGAAATGCCGGTACTCACGTCTCGAAGCAAAGATATACTGATCCCCGGCATGGTTATAGCTTACGAACCCAAATTTGTAATACCGCATATCGGTGCTGTAGGGGTTGAAAACACTTACTTGGTTACCGAAAATGGAGTAGAAAAGCTAACGGGTCTCGAAGAAGATATTATTGACTTAACTCTTTAA